The Saccharothrix variisporea genome has a segment encoding these proteins:
- a CDS encoding family 2 encapsulin nanocompartment cargo protein polyprenyl transferase, giving the protein MTDLDVTTAHRSARDVLSWSRAGVDPALRTAVDRLPDSMRAIAGYHFGWWDEHGHPTGADPGKAIRPAFALLAAQAVGGAAATALPAAVAVELVHNFSLLHDDVMDGDSTRRHRPTAWSVYGVNAAILAGDALLTLALDVLAGSGHPAAARAIRVLSDATQRLNDGQAADLAFEERADVPVGECVRMAENKTAALIGAACAVGALFGDGRGDQVERLRSFGELVGLAFQFTDDLLGIWGDPEVTGKPVFSDLHNRKKSLPVVAALASRTPAARELDALYHTDAPLTADELARAAELIEASGARAWSLEQADDLVTRARVHLRAAAADDRAERELDALACLATRRDH; this is encoded by the coding sequence ATGACCGACCTCGACGTGACCACCGCGCACCGGTCCGCGCGGGACGTGCTGAGCTGGAGCCGCGCGGGCGTGGACCCCGCGCTGCGGACGGCGGTGGACCGGCTGCCGGACTCGATGCGCGCCATCGCGGGCTACCACTTCGGGTGGTGGGACGAGCACGGCCACCCGACCGGCGCGGACCCGGGCAAGGCCATCCGGCCGGCGTTCGCGCTGCTGGCCGCGCAGGCGGTGGGCGGCGCGGCGGCGACCGCGCTGCCCGCGGCCGTGGCGGTCGAGCTGGTGCACAACTTCTCGCTGCTGCACGACGACGTGATGGACGGCGACAGCACCCGGCGGCACCGGCCCACCGCGTGGAGCGTCTACGGCGTGAACGCGGCGATCCTGGCCGGCGACGCGCTGCTGACCCTGGCGCTGGACGTGCTGGCGGGCAGCGGCCACCCGGCGGCGGCGCGCGCGATCCGGGTGCTGTCCGACGCCACCCAGCGGCTCAACGACGGGCAGGCCGCCGACCTGGCCTTCGAGGAGCGCGCCGACGTGCCGGTCGGCGAGTGCGTGCGGATGGCGGAGAACAAGACCGCGGCGCTGATCGGCGCGGCCTGCGCGGTCGGCGCGCTGTTCGGCGACGGGCGCGGCGACCAGGTGGAGCGGCTGCGGTCCTTCGGCGAACTGGTGGGCCTGGCGTTCCAGTTCACCGACGACCTGCTGGGCATCTGGGGCGACCCGGAGGTCACCGGCAAACCGGTGTTCTCCGACCTGCACAACCGCAAGAAGTCCCTGCCCGTGGTGGCGGCGCTGGCGTCCCGGACGCCCGCCGCGCGGGAGCTGGACGCGCTCTACCACACCGACGCGCCGCTGACCGCCGACGAGCTGGCGCGCGCGGCGGAGCTGATCGAGGCCTCCGGCGCCCGCGCGTGGAGCCTGGAGCAGGCCGACGACCTGGTGACGCGGGCGCGGGTCCACCTGCGCGCCGCCGCGGCCGACGACCGCGCCGAACGGGAGCTGGACGCGCTGGCGTGCCTGGCCACCCGCCGAGACCACTGA
- a CDS encoding ABC transporter permease: MLKATLKSVLSRKLRLVLSGLAVVLGVMFVSGSFVLTDTLDRSFKSLFTTIYSDVDVQVAVKPKVGSDDPDQALAGTLTADDLAKVKSVEGTDRVVGDVVGSARPIGENGKVLTTSGAPRLGTAWRDGGQEQLREGHAPQRDDEVAISAYLAKTGGFSVGEQMSLLTLEPKKTFTVAGVFGYPGNRDSLGGELTTAFTESTAQQLLLGQPGAYSSITVRAAPGVAEDVLRQRIQDKLGDAYQVKTGEQLSKDSAAQIGEGLSFFNYVLLGFAGIALFVGIFIILNTFSIIVAQRTRELALLRAMGAGRRQMIGTVVLEAVVIGLIASVVGLGAGIGVGALLANIFSTVGGGSLRLEGISVPPSTVISAFAVGIVVTVLAAVLPALRASRIPPVAAMREAATPDRPLTRPTIAGAALTAAGGGLLWYGFAEGALWFIMSGLLVAFVGVALLTPLISRPVVSLIGKLLAWSMPGTLGRRNSARNPRRTAITAAALMVGIALITGVSVVLTSATTSITKVAEGQVKSDLIVSGESSGPGGDATFQPSRLDEVSRVSGVDSSFGWYADRVLVDGKPQFGIAVTDVPVMREQFGLSAKEGTFAALAEGTLAVDEESAGKLNLKPGSTVSVQTTKGEAKTYTVGFVYAKNNVLVSAFVLPVSAAKQFRVEQLETAFVRVSPGASVQDVQKRIEPLFADNPEITVQDRSAFVKQQASQLDTVLLMIQILLALAILIAVLGVINTLALSVIERTRELGLLRAIGMRRAQVMRMITVESVVISVFGALLGLGVGTALGVGAVRALKDEGFTDLGIPWTQMGTYLLLAALVGVVAAILPAIRAARLNVLQAISYE, encoded by the coding sequence ATGTTGAAGGCGACGCTCAAGAGCGTCCTGTCGAGAAAGCTGCGGCTGGTCCTGTCCGGGCTGGCCGTGGTGCTGGGCGTGATGTTCGTGTCCGGCTCGTTCGTGCTCACCGACACGCTGGACCGCTCGTTCAAGAGCCTGTTCACCACGATCTACTCCGACGTGGACGTGCAGGTCGCGGTCAAGCCGAAGGTCGGCTCGGACGACCCGGACCAGGCCCTGGCCGGCACGCTCACCGCCGACGACCTGGCGAAGGTCAAGTCGGTCGAGGGCACGGACCGCGTGGTCGGCGACGTCGTCGGCTCCGCGCGGCCCATCGGTGAGAACGGCAAGGTGCTCACCACCTCCGGCGCGCCCCGGCTGGGCACGGCGTGGCGCGACGGCGGCCAGGAGCAGCTGCGCGAGGGCCACGCGCCCCAGCGCGACGACGAGGTGGCCATCAGCGCCTACCTCGCCAAGACCGGCGGGTTCTCGGTCGGCGAGCAGATGTCGCTGCTGACCCTGGAACCCAAGAAGACCTTCACCGTGGCCGGCGTCTTCGGCTACCCCGGCAACCGGGACTCGCTGGGCGGCGAGCTGACCACGGCGTTCACCGAGTCCACCGCGCAGCAGCTGCTGCTGGGCCAGCCCGGCGCGTACAGCTCGATCACCGTGCGCGCGGCGCCGGGTGTGGCCGAAGACGTGCTGCGCCAACGCATCCAGGACAAGCTGGGCGACGCGTACCAGGTGAAGACGGGGGAGCAGCTCAGCAAGGACTCCGCCGCCCAGATCGGCGAGGGGTTGTCGTTCTTCAACTACGTGCTGCTCGGGTTCGCCGGCATCGCGTTGTTCGTCGGCATCTTCATCATCCTCAACACCTTCTCCATCATCGTCGCCCAGCGCACGCGGGAACTGGCGCTGTTGCGCGCGATGGGCGCGGGCCGCCGGCAGATGATCGGCACGGTCGTGCTGGAGGCGGTGGTCATCGGGTTGATCGCGTCCGTCGTGGGGTTGGGCGCGGGCATCGGCGTGGGTGCGCTGCTGGCGAACATCTTCAGCACGGTCGGCGGCGGCAGCCTGCGCTTGGAGGGCATCTCCGTGCCGCCCAGCACGGTGATCTCGGCGTTCGCGGTGGGCATCGTCGTCACGGTGCTGGCGGCGGTGCTGCCGGCGCTGCGCGCGTCCCGTATCCCGCCGGTCGCGGCGATGCGCGAGGCCGCCACCCCGGACCGGCCGTTGACCCGGCCGACCATCGCGGGTGCCGCCTTGACGGCGGCCGGTGGTGGCCTGCTGTGGTACGGGTTCGCCGAGGGCGCGCTGTGGTTCATCATGTCCGGGCTGCTGGTGGCGTTCGTCGGGGTCGCGCTGCTGACACCGCTGATCAGCCGGCCGGTGGTGTCGTTGATCGGCAAGCTGCTGGCCTGGTCCATGCCGGGCACGCTGGGCCGCCGCAACTCCGCGCGCAACCCGCGCCGCACCGCCATCACGGCGGCGGCGCTCATGGTCGGCATCGCGCTGATCACCGGGGTGAGCGTGGTGCTCACGTCGGCGACCACGAGCATCACGAAGGTCGCCGAGGGGCAGGTCAAGTCGGACTTGATCGTGTCCGGTGAGTCCAGCGGTCCGGGCGGGGACGCCACTTTCCAGCCCTCCCGGCTGGACGAGGTGTCGCGGGTGTCCGGTGTGGACTCGTCGTTCGGCTGGTACGCCGACCGCGTCCTGGTGGACGGCAAACCGCAGTTCGGCATCGCGGTGACGGACGTGCCGGTGATGCGGGAGCAGTTCGGCTTGTCCGCCAAGGAAGGCACGTTCGCCGCGCTGGCCGAGGGTACGCTCGCGGTGGACGAGGAGTCGGCCGGGAAGCTCAACCTCAAGCCGGGCAGCACGGTGTCCGTGCAGACCACCAAGGGCGAGGCGAAGACCTACACCGTCGGTTTCGTGTACGCGAAGAACAACGTGCTGGTGAGCGCGTTCGTGCTGCCGGTGAGCGCGGCCAAGCAGTTCCGGGTCGAGCAGCTGGAGACGGCGTTCGTGCGCGTGTCGCCGGGCGCGTCGGTGCAGGACGTGCAGAAGCGCATCGAGCCGCTGTTCGCGGACAACCCGGAGATCACCGTCCAGGACCGCAGCGCGTTCGTGAAGCAGCAGGCGTCGCAGCTGGACACGGTGCTGCTGATGATCCAGATCCTGCTGGCGCTGGCGATCCTCATCGCGGTGCTCGGCGTGATCAACACGCTGGCGCTGTCGGTGATCGAGCGGACGCGCGAACTGGGCCTGCTGCGGGCGATCGGCATGCGGCGGGCGCAGGTGATGCGGATGATCACCGTCGAGTCAGTGGTGATCTCGGTCTTCGGCGCACTGCTGGGCCTGGGCGTCGGCACGGCCCTGGGCGTGGGGGCGGTCCGGGCGCTGAAGGACGAGGGCTTCACCGACCTGGGCATCCCGTGGACGCAGATGGGCACCTACCTGCTCCTCGCGGCCCTGGTCGGCGTGGTGGCGGCCATCCTGCCCGCCATCCGCGCGGCCCGGCTGAACGTGCTGCAGGCGATCTCGTACGAGTGA
- the ispH gene encoding 4-hydroxy-3-methylbut-2-enyl diphosphate reductase, with translation MALPVVLLASPRSFCAGVERAIEIVERLLAQRGGPIHVRKQIVHNTHVVADLEERGAVFVDELDAVPDGATVVFSAHGVSPAVREEAARRGLDVVDATCPLVTKVHAEARRFVARGDTVVLVGHAGHEEVEGTLGEDPERIVLVESVADVAALEVPDPNRVSYLTQTTLAVDETTEVVAALRARFPALRGPGSDDICYATTNRQDAVREIAGEADLVLVVGSANSSNSVRLVELARRQGVPAHLVDDVSDVRAEWLEGVRVVGVSAGASAPPRLVDELIEALGAWDVQVRETARETITFTLPSAVRAR, from the coding sequence ATGGCCCTGCCCGTGGTGCTGCTCGCCTCGCCCCGCTCGTTCTGCGCCGGGGTCGAGCGGGCGATCGAGATCGTGGAGCGGCTGCTGGCGCAGCGCGGCGGACCCATCCACGTGCGCAAGCAGATCGTGCACAACACCCACGTCGTCGCCGACCTGGAAGAGCGCGGCGCGGTGTTCGTCGACGAGCTGGACGCCGTGCCCGACGGGGCGACCGTGGTGTTCTCCGCGCACGGAGTGTCGCCGGCGGTGCGCGAGGAAGCGGCGCGGCGGGGGCTGGACGTGGTGGACGCGACCTGCCCGCTGGTGACCAAGGTGCACGCCGAGGCCCGCCGGTTCGTCGCGCGCGGCGACACCGTGGTGCTCGTCGGGCACGCCGGGCACGAGGAGGTCGAGGGCACGCTGGGCGAGGACCCGGAGCGGATCGTGCTGGTGGAGAGCGTCGCCGACGTCGCCGCGCTGGAGGTGCCCGACCCGAACCGGGTGTCCTACCTGACCCAGACGACGCTGGCGGTGGACGAGACGACCGAGGTGGTGGCGGCGTTGCGGGCGCGGTTCCCGGCGCTGCGCGGGCCGGGCTCGGACGACATCTGCTACGCCACCACCAACCGGCAGGACGCGGTGCGCGAGATCGCCGGCGAGGCGGACCTGGTGCTGGTGGTGGGGTCGGCGAACTCGTCCAACTCGGTGCGGCTGGTGGAGCTGGCCCGCCGGCAGGGCGTGCCCGCGCACCTGGTGGACGACGTGTCCGACGTGCGCGCCGAGTGGCTGGAGGGGGTGCGGGTGGTCGGCGTGTCGGCCGGCGCGTCCGCGCCGCCCCGGCTGGTGGACGAGCTGATCGAGGCGCTGGGGGCGTGGGACGTGCAGGTGCGCGAGACGGCCCGAGAGACGATCACGTTCACGCTGCCCTCGGCGGTGAGGGCGCGATGA
- the ispG gene encoding flavodoxin-dependent (E)-4-hydroxy-3-methylbut-2-enyl-diphosphate synthase: protein MTTLQLAPPVRRRRPSRKLWLGNVPVGGDAPVSVQSMTTTPTTDVEATLRQIAELTAAGCDVVRVAVPSQDDADALPLIARKSPIPVVADIHFQPRYVFAAIDAGCAGVRVNPGNIRAFDDRVGEIAAAAGAARVPIRIGVNAGSLDQRLYRKYGGATPEALVESALWECSLFEEHGFTDLKLSVKHHDPMVMVSAYRQLARACDYPLHLGVTEAGPLVQGTVKSSVAFGLLLAEGIGDTIRVSLSAPPVEEVKVGAQILASLGLRPRKLEVVSCPSCGRAQVDVYRLAEEVTAAFEDFPTPLRVAVMGCVVNGPGEAREADLGVSSGNGKGQIFVRGQVVRTVPESRIVETLLEEALKLDPA from the coding sequence TTGACGACCCTGCAACTCGCGCCCCCGGTGCGCCGCCGCCGTCCGTCCCGGAAGTTGTGGCTGGGGAACGTGCCCGTGGGTGGTGACGCGCCCGTCAGCGTCCAGTCCATGACCACCACGCCGACCACCGATGTCGAGGCGACCCTGCGCCAGATCGCCGAACTGACCGCCGCCGGGTGCGACGTCGTGCGCGTCGCCGTCCCGTCACAGGACGACGCCGACGCGCTGCCCCTGATCGCTCGCAAGTCGCCCATCCCGGTGGTCGCCGACATCCACTTCCAGCCCCGGTACGTGTTCGCGGCCATCGACGCCGGGTGCGCCGGGGTGCGCGTGAACCCCGGCAACATCCGCGCCTTCGACGACCGCGTCGGCGAGATCGCGGCGGCGGCGGGCGCGGCCCGGGTCCCCATCCGGATCGGTGTCAACGCGGGGTCGCTGGACCAGCGGCTCTACCGGAAGTACGGCGGTGCCACGCCCGAGGCCCTGGTGGAGTCGGCGCTGTGGGAGTGCTCGCTGTTCGAGGAGCACGGGTTCACCGACCTGAAGCTGTCGGTGAAGCACCACGACCCGATGGTGATGGTGTCGGCGTACCGGCAGCTGGCGCGGGCTTGCGACTACCCGTTGCACCTGGGCGTGACCGAGGCCGGGCCGTTGGTGCAGGGGACGGTGAAGTCGTCGGTGGCGTTCGGGTTGCTGCTGGCGGAGGGGATCGGCGACACGATCCGGGTGTCGTTGTCCGCGCCTCCGGTGGAGGAGGTCAAGGTCGGTGCGCAGATCCTGGCTTCCCTGGGGTTGCGGCCCCGGAAGCTGGAGGTCGTGTCGTGCCCGTCGTGCGGACGGGCACAGGTGGACGTCTACCGCCTGGCCGAGGAGGTGACGGCGGCGTTCGAGGACTTCCCCACGCCCCTGCGGGTGGCGGTGATGGGGTGCGTGGTGAACGGGCCGGGCGAGGCTCGGGAGGCCGACCTCGGGGTGTCGTCGGGCAACGGCAAGGGGCAGATCTTCGTGCGCGGACAGGTGGTGCGCACGGTGCCGGAGTCGCGGATCGTGGAGACCCTGCTGGAAGAGGCCCTCAAGCTCGACCCGGCCTGA
- a CDS encoding family 2B encapsulin nanocompartment shell protein, translating to MTVTDPGLSPEEVEHQRQSLSTSAARNLATTTKSVPQMQGISPRWLLRKLPWVQTQAGTYRVNRRLTYSLGDGRVTFISTGPDIRVIPQELRELPGLRDFEDESVLAALADRFQQREVRQGETIVELGRPADEVYLIAHGKVSRVGRGEYGDETVLDTLANGEYFGAEVLTGQETQWEFTARAVTPVIVLVLPLRELRQLNGHADALRTHLEDFARGRSKPQNKHGEAAIEIASGHEGEPDLPTTFVDYELHPREYELSVAQTVLRVHSRVSDLFNNPMNQTEQQLRLTVEALRERQEHEMINNRDFGLLHNADLKQRIHTRSGPPTPDDMDDLLSRRRKTAFFLAHPRTIAAIGREANKRGLYPETTLVDGTHVTTWRGVPILPSNKIPITEHGTSSIIAMRVGEDDNGVIGLHQTGIPDEYQPSLNVRFMGIDEKGIISYLVSAYYSVAVLVPDALGVLEHVEIGRY from the coding sequence GTGACCGTGACAGACCCCGGCCTCAGCCCCGAAGAGGTCGAGCACCAGCGGCAGAGCCTCAGCACGAGCGCCGCGCGGAACCTGGCCACCACGACCAAGTCCGTGCCGCAGATGCAGGGCATCTCCCCCCGGTGGCTGCTGCGCAAGCTCCCCTGGGTGCAGACCCAGGCGGGCACGTACCGGGTCAACCGCCGACTCACCTATTCCCTGGGCGACGGGCGGGTGACCTTCATCAGCACCGGCCCGGACATCCGGGTCATCCCGCAGGAGCTGCGGGAGCTGCCCGGCCTGCGCGACTTCGAGGACGAGTCGGTCCTGGCCGCCCTCGCCGACCGCTTCCAGCAGCGCGAGGTCCGGCAGGGCGAGACGATCGTGGAGCTGGGCCGGCCCGCCGACGAGGTCTACCTCATCGCGCACGGCAAGGTCAGCCGGGTCGGGCGCGGCGAGTACGGCGACGAGACCGTGCTGGACACCCTGGCCAACGGCGAGTACTTCGGCGCCGAGGTGCTCACCGGCCAGGAGACCCAGTGGGAGTTCACCGCCAGGGCCGTCACCCCGGTGATCGTGCTCGTCCTGCCGCTGCGCGAGCTGCGGCAGCTCAACGGGCACGCCGACGCGCTGCGCACGCACCTGGAGGACTTCGCGCGCGGCCGGTCCAAGCCGCAGAACAAGCACGGCGAGGCCGCGATCGAGATCGCGTCGGGCCACGAGGGCGAGCCGGACCTGCCGACCACGTTCGTGGACTACGAGCTGCACCCGCGCGAGTACGAGCTCAGCGTCGCCCAGACCGTGCTGCGCGTGCACAGCCGCGTGTCGGACCTGTTCAACAACCCGATGAACCAGACCGAGCAGCAGTTGCGGTTGACCGTCGAGGCCCTGCGCGAGCGGCAGGAGCACGAGATGATCAACAACCGGGACTTCGGGTTGCTGCACAACGCCGACCTCAAGCAGCGCATCCACACCCGGTCCGGCCCGCCGACGCCGGACGACATGGACGACCTGCTGTCCCGGCGCCGCAAGACGGCGTTCTTCCTCGCGCACCCCAGGACGATCGCCGCGATCGGCCGCGAGGCGAACAAGCGGGGCCTCTACCCGGAGACCACGCTGGTGGACGGCACGCACGTGACCACCTGGCGCGGGGTGCCGATCCTGCCGTCGAACAAGATCCCGATCACCGAGCACGGCACCAGCTCGATCATCGCCATGCGCGTGGGCGAGGACGACAACGGCGTCATCGGCCTGCACCAGACCGGCATCCCCGACGAGTACCAGCCGAGCCTGAACGTCCGGTTCATGGGCATCGACGAGAAGGGCATCATCTCCTACCTGGTCAGCGCCTACTACTCGGTCGCGGTCCTCGTGCCCGACGCGCTCGGCGTGCTGGAGCACGTCGAGATCGGCCGCTACTAG
- a CDS encoding ABC transporter ATP-binding protein, translated as MTGKTESAARAVDVWKSYGTGEAAVTALGGVSVDFERGRFTAIMGPSGSGKSTLMHCLAGLDTIDSGDVWIGDTKVNGLRDKGLTDLRRTKVGFIFQQFNLLPTLTAEENITLPLAIGGRKVDRAWFDTVVDTVGLRDRLTHRPTQLSGGQQQRVACARALVSRPEVVFADEPTGNLDSRSGAEVLGFLQRSAREFGQTVVMVTHDPNAASYADRVIFLADGKIVRELHQPTADAVLETMKHLDGDELVVV; from the coding sequence GTGACGGGCAAGACGGAGTCCGCCGCGAGGGCGGTGGACGTGTGGAAGTCCTACGGGACCGGGGAAGCCGCGGTCACCGCGTTGGGCGGCGTCAGCGTCGACTTCGAGCGCGGGCGGTTCACCGCGATCATGGGGCCCTCGGGCTCGGGCAAGTCCACGCTCATGCACTGCCTGGCCGGACTGGACACCATCGACTCCGGTGACGTGTGGATCGGCGACACCAAGGTCAACGGCCTGCGCGACAAGGGCCTGACCGACCTGCGGCGCACCAAGGTCGGTTTCATCTTCCAGCAGTTCAACCTGCTGCCCACGCTGACCGCCGAGGAGAACATCACCCTGCCGCTGGCCATCGGCGGCCGCAAGGTCGACCGGGCCTGGTTCGACACGGTGGTCGACACCGTCGGCCTGCGCGACCGGCTCACCCACCGGCCCACCCAGCTCTCCGGCGGCCAGCAGCAGCGCGTGGCCTGCGCCCGCGCCCTGGTGTCGCGGCCCGAGGTGGTCTTCGCCGACGAACCCACCGGCAACCTCGACTCCCGGTCCGGCGCGGAGGTGCTCGGGTTCCTCCAGCGCTCGGCGCGCGAGTTCGGGCAGACCGTCGTGATGGTCACGCACGACCCGAACGCCGCCTCCTACGCCGACCGCGTGATCTTCCTCGCCGACGGCAAGATCGTGCGCGAGCTGCACCAGCCGACCGCGGACGCGGTGCTGGAGACCATGAAGCACCTCGACGGCGACGAACTGGTCGTGGTGTAG
- a CDS encoding DUF742 domain-containing protein — protein MSTFRVRPYTRTGGRTRSTTTLAIETIVSTNDRADRDALTSTAEHRAISDLCRYPHSVAEVAARLRLPLGVVRVLLADMSAMSLINVHEQQGATQDGRPTLELMERVLMGLRRI, from the coding sequence GTGTCAACCTTCCGGGTGCGCCCCTACACCAGGACCGGCGGGCGGACGCGCTCGACCACGACACTGGCGATCGAGACCATCGTCTCCACCAACGACCGCGCGGACCGCGACGCCCTCACCTCCACCGCAGAACACCGAGCGATCAGCGACCTCTGCCGCTACCCGCACTCGGTGGCCGAAGTAGCCGCCCGCCTACGACTCCCGCTGGGCGTGGTACGCGTACTGCTGGCCGACATGTCGGCAATGAGCCTGATCAACGTCCACGAACAACAAGGCGCCACGCAAGACGGCCGCCCCACACTGGAACTGATGGAACGCGTCCTGATGGGCCTGCGCCGCATCTAG
- a CDS encoding 1-deoxy-D-xylulose-5-phosphate synthase codes for MTLLAAIAGPGDVRALPSSALPVLAGEIRRFLVERVSRAGGHLGPNLGAVELTIALHRVFDSPNDVVLFDTGHQAYVHKVLTGRAAEFETLRRAGGLSGYPSAAESPHDVIENSHASTALSYADGVAKALRLKGSSRRVVAVIGDGALTGGMAWEALNNLAVLEHPVVVVLNDNGRSYAPTTGGLAAHLGSLREGRRRTVFEALGLPYVGPVDGHDVDALESAFVEAAAYGRPVVVHCVTRKGKGYQPAEDDPADCLHAVSAAGSGGGATWTDVFGAEIVSLGAQRPDLVCVTAAMRGPTGLDAFATRFPSRVFDVGIAEQHAVTSAAGLAMAGLHPVVAVYSTFLSRAFDQVLLDVALHRLPVTFVLDRAGVTGPDGPSHHGMWDASLLPVVPGLRLAAPRDAARLRELLGEAVAVADGPTAVRYPKSSVGPDIPALRREGKVDVLRYEPDAVGLLIAVGPMASACLEAAEELAGHGVPVTVVDPRWIAPLDPSLVKIAGEHRLVLAVEDTTAVGALGGRLAQALAVVGAPTRVGTFALPSSFLPHGSRAEILRAHGLDAAGITTTVLKRLKEHS; via the coding sequence ATGACCCTGCTGGCGGCCATCGCCGGGCCGGGTGACGTGCGGGCGCTGCCGTCGTCGGCGCTGCCGGTGCTGGCCGGGGAGATCCGGCGGTTCCTGGTGGAGCGGGTGTCGCGCGCGGGCGGGCACCTGGGGCCCAACCTGGGCGCGGTGGAGCTGACCATCGCGCTGCACCGGGTGTTCGACTCGCCCAACGACGTGGTGCTGTTCGACACCGGGCACCAGGCGTACGTGCACAAGGTGCTCACCGGGCGGGCGGCGGAGTTCGAGACGCTGCGCCGGGCGGGCGGGCTGTCGGGGTACCCGTCGGCGGCCGAGTCGCCGCACGACGTGATCGAGAACTCGCACGCGTCCACGGCACTGTCCTATGCGGACGGTGTGGCGAAAGCGCTGCGGTTGAAGGGTTCCTCGCGGCGGGTCGTGGCGGTCATCGGTGACGGGGCGTTGACCGGCGGCATGGCGTGGGAGGCGTTGAACAACCTCGCCGTGCTGGAGCACCCCGTGGTGGTCGTGCTCAACGACAACGGCCGGTCCTACGCGCCGACCACCGGCGGGTTGGCCGCGCACCTGGGTTCGTTGCGGGAGGGCAGGCGGCGGACCGTGTTCGAGGCGCTGGGGCTGCCGTACGTCGGGCCGGTCGACGGGCACGACGTGGACGCGTTGGAAAGCGCTTTCGTGGAGGCCGCTGCCTACGGGCGGCCGGTGGTCGTGCACTGCGTGACCCGCAAGGGCAAGGGCTACCAGCCGGCGGAGGACGACCCGGCCGACTGCCTGCACGCGGTGTCGGCGGCGGGGTCCGGCGGCGGGGCGACGTGGACGGACGTGTTCGGCGCGGAGATCGTGTCGCTGGGCGCCCAGCGGCCGGACCTGGTGTGCGTGACCGCCGCCATGCGGGGGCCGACCGGGCTGGACGCGTTCGCCACGCGGTTCCCGTCCCGGGTGTTCGACGTGGGGATCGCCGAGCAGCACGCGGTGACGTCGGCGGCCGGGTTGGCGATGGCCGGGCTGCACCCGGTGGTGGCGGTGTACTCGACGTTCCTGTCCCGGGCCTTCGACCAGGTGCTGCTCGACGTGGCGCTGCACCGGCTGCCGGTGACGTTCGTGCTGGACCGGGCGGGGGTGACCGGTCCGGACGGGCCGAGCCACCACGGCATGTGGGACGCCTCCCTGCTGCCGGTCGTGCCGGGCCTGCGGTTGGCCGCGCCCCGGGACGCTGCCCGGTTGCGCGAACTGCTGGGCGAGGCGGTGGCCGTCGCGGACGGGCCGACCGCGGTGCGCTACCCGAAGTCGTCGGTGGGTCCGGACATCCCGGCGCTGCGCCGCGAGGGCAAGGTGGACGTGCTGCGGTACGAACCGGACGCCGTGGGCTTGCTGATCGCGGTCGGCCCGATGGCGTCGGCGTGCTTGGAGGCCGCGGAGGAGCTGGCCGGGCACGGCGTGCCGGTGACCGTGGTGGACCCGCGCTGGATCGCGCCGCTGGACCCGTCGCTGGTGAAGATCGCGGGCGAGCACCGGTTGGTGCTGGCCGTCGAGGACACCACGGCGGTCGGTGCGCTGGGCGGGCGGCTGGCGCAAGCGCTCGCGGTGGTCGGCGCGCCCACGCGGGTGGGGACGTTCGCCCTGCCGTCGAGCTTCCTGCCGCATGGCAGCCGGGCGGAGATCCTGCGGGCGCACGGCCTGGACGCGGCCGGCATCACCACGACCGTCCTCAAGCGACTCAAGGAGCACAGTTGA